In Flavobacterium sp. CS20, a single window of DNA contains:
- a CDS encoding DNA translocase FtsK — translation MARTKKTKTKSKSKSSFFSITQRQKIVLGSFFFFVGLALFISFASFIWTWQADQSTIGHFFNRDIPSKNLLSKFGATLGYFFIYKGIGIAAFNFSVLVMMSGLNMFLNLKQSQLANRWFWGLYLMLVLSLGFGFFADSYPILGGMIGYEVNDIAVDFIGKTGTILAISFLFIIYLVVRLKVTPQHVANLFKSKSVAEDLNDLKPKPEEKDIEELQVESNFTEKDNSSAETDNDADIENSFVLNNNKKDQTKNEQTKTSNSDSDDVKMEVETTNEDEEVDEKSQKIVENFGEFDPTLELKNFKFPGLDLLNDYSEGTGITINEKELEQNKNKIVETLNNYKIGIAQIKATVGLTVTLYEIIPDAGIRISKIKNLEDDIALSLSALGIRIIAPIPGKGTIGIEVPSQKPSIVSMKSVATSSKFQNAEMALPIAFGKNISNETFVVDLAKMPHLLMAGATGQGKSVGLNVILTSLLYQKHPAEVKFVLVDPKKVELTLFNKIERHYLAKLPDTEDAIITDNTKVINTLNSLCIEMDARYELLKKAMVRNIKEYNAKFKARKLNPENGHRFLPYIVLVVDEFADLIMTAGKEVETPIARLAQLARAIGIHLIIATQRPSVNVITGMIKANFPARIAFRVTSKIDSRTILDAGGADQLIGRGDMLFTQGNEVIRLQCAFVDTPEVEKITDFIGSQKAYPEAYQLPEYVGEESKSALEDSIEDRDKLFNDAAEVIVTAQQGSASLLQRKLKLGYNRAGRIIDQLEVAGIVGPFEGSKARQVLVSDMNALNELLKNE, via the coding sequence ATGGCAAGAACCAAAAAAACAAAAACGAAGTCAAAATCAAAATCTTCATTTTTTTCTATAACCCAAAGACAAAAAATTGTTTTGGGCAGTTTCTTCTTTTTTGTAGGTTTGGCATTATTCATTTCATTTGCATCATTTATATGGACTTGGCAAGCTGACCAGAGTACAATTGGTCATTTTTTTAATCGCGACATTCCTTCAAAAAATCTGTTAAGTAAATTCGGAGCCACTTTAGGGTATTTTTTTATTTATAAAGGTATTGGCATAGCCGCTTTTAATTTTTCGGTTTTGGTCATGATGAGTGGATTGAATATGTTTTTAAATTTAAAACAGTCTCAGCTCGCCAATAGATGGTTTTGGGGTTTATATTTGATGTTAGTTTTAAGTCTTGGATTTGGATTTTTTGCTGATTCTTATCCCATTCTTGGCGGTATGATAGGCTACGAAGTCAATGACATTGCAGTAGATTTTATAGGCAAAACAGGTACAATTCTGGCGATAAGTTTTTTGTTTATCATATATCTTGTCGTTCGTCTCAAAGTAACACCACAACATGTTGCAAACCTCTTTAAATCAAAAAGCGTGGCTGAAGATTTAAACGATTTAAAACCAAAACCTGAAGAAAAAGACATTGAAGAATTACAAGTCGAATCTAATTTTACTGAAAAAGATAATTCTTCAGCAGAAACAGATAACGATGCCGACATAGAAAATTCTTTTGTTTTAAATAATAACAAAAAAGACCAAACAAAAAATGAGCAAACAAAAACATCAAATTCAGATAGCGATGATGTAAAAATGGAAGTAGAAACCACAAATGAAGATGAAGAAGTTGATGAAAAATCTCAAAAAATTGTTGAAAATTTTGGTGAATTTGACCCGACTTTAGAGCTTAAAAACTTCAAATTTCCAGGTCTTGATTTACTAAATGATTACAGTGAAGGCACTGGCATAACCATAAATGAAAAAGAACTCGAGCAAAATAAAAACAAAATTGTTGAAACGCTTAATAATTACAAAATTGGCATTGCTCAAATCAAAGCAACCGTAGGACTAACTGTAACATTATATGAAATTATTCCAGATGCTGGCATTCGCATTTCAAAAATTAAAAATTTAGAAGACGATATCGCACTTTCACTATCGGCATTAGGTATTCGCATCATTGCACCAATTCCGGGAAAAGGCACTATTGGTATTGAAGTGCCGAGTCAAAAACCTTCTATCGTTTCTATGAAATCTGTTGCGACTTCCAGCAAATTTCAAAATGCAGAAATGGCATTGCCAATAGCTTTTGGCAAAAATATTTCTAATGAAACTTTTGTGGTTGACCTGGCTAAAATGCCGCACTTGCTCATGGCAGGTGCTACTGGACAAGGAAAATCGGTTGGGCTTAATGTGATTTTAACCTCTTTACTCTATCAAAAACATCCCGCTGAAGTCAAATTTGTGTTGGTTGATCCTAAAAAAGTGGAACTCACTTTATTCAACAAAATAGAACGCCACTATTTGGCAAAACTTCCAGATACTGAAGATGCTATTATCACAGATAACACAAAGGTTATCAATACTTTAAATTCATTGTGTATAGAAATGGATGCCCGCTATGAGCTTCTGAAAAAGGCTATGGTGCGTAACATCAAAGAATACAATGCTAAATTTAAAGCCCGTAAACTCAACCCTGAAAACGGTCATCGTTTTTTACCTTATATCGTATTGGTTGTTGATGAGTTTGCAGACTTGATTATGACTGCAGGAAAAGAAGTAGAAACCCCAATAGCGAGATTAGCACAATTGGCTCGAGCCATCGGTATTCACCTCATTATAGCGACACAACGTCCTTCTGTTAACGTCATTACAGGTATGATCAAAGCTAATTTCCCAGCCCGAATTGCATTTAGAGTAACTTCCAAAATAGACTCACGAACCATTTTAGATGCTGGCGGTGCCGATCAACTTATTGGTCGTGGTGATATGTTGTTTACTCAAGGCAACGAAGTCATCCGTTTGCAATGTGCTTTTGTGGATACGCCAGAAGTTGAAAAAATCACAGACTTTATCGGCTCTCAAAAAGCTTATCCTGAAGCCTATCAGTTGCCAGAATATGTGGGTGAAGAGTCAAAATCAGCACTTGAAGACAGTATTGAAGATAGAGATAAATTGTTTAATGACGCTGCAGAAGTCATCGTAACAGCACAACAAGGCTCTGCATCTTTGCTTCAGCGAAAACTAAAATTAGGATACAATCGTGCTGGACGAATTATAGACCAGTTAGAAGTCGCAGGAATTGTTGGTCCTTTTGAAGGTAGCAAGGCACGTCAAGTTTTGGTGTCTGATATGAACGCTCTAAACGAATTACTAAAAAATGAATAA
- a CDS encoding outer membrane lipoprotein carrier protein LolA, with protein sequence MNKKNGINFDTLTFEKKLLNYILMKIVLFVVLFVSISSVQAQNDPKAKKLATEVLDKVKNYENISIEFSYTLENISEQLKEETRGEVYVKGNKYRLNLMGTTQIFNGTKLYTIIPADEEINISSVNSQDDTAITPSKMLTFFEDGYLYKWDIQQNQNGREIQYIKLIPIDSNADYKNILLGVDKYTKNISNLIYSMNNGTRTEIKISSFKPNEPLSENVFKFDKSKYPDYYINELD encoded by the coding sequence ATGAATAAAAAAAATGGTATCAATTTTGATACTCTTACTTTTGAAAAAAAATTATTAAACTATATCTTGATGAAAATTGTATTATTTGTTGTTCTTTTTGTGAGTATTAGTTCGGTTCAAGCTCAAAATGATCCTAAAGCAAAAAAATTAGCTACTGAGGTTTTAGATAAAGTGAAAAACTATGAAAATATCAGTATCGAATTTTCTTATACTTTAGAAAATATTTCTGAACAACTCAAGGAAGAAACCCGTGGAGAAGTATATGTTAAAGGTAATAAATATCGTCTCAATTTAATGGGAACAACACAAATATTTAATGGAACTAAATTATACACCATAATTCCTGCGGATGAAGAAATCAATATTTCTTCAGTAAACTCTCAAGATGATACCGCCATAACGCCATCTAAAATGCTAACCTTTTTTGAAGATGGATATTTGTATAAATGGGATATTCAGCAAAACCAAAATGGTCGCGAAATACAATATATCAAACTCATCCCAATTGATTCTAATGCTGATTATAAAAACATCTTGTTGGGTGTTGATAAATACACTAAAAACATCTCAAACTTGATTTACTCCATGAATAATGGTACGCGAACTGAAATTAAAATTTCAAGTTTTAAACCTAACGAGCCTTTATCAGAAAATGTTTTTAAATTTGATAAAAGCAAATACCCTGACTATTACATCAATGAATTAGATTAA
- a CDS encoding LptF/LptG family permease, protein MKTLDRYILFSFLRTFLSVFMILILIFTLYIVWSFIKDLAGKDLDIIIIAKFIFYILPSLVPLILPLTILVTSIMTFGNFSENYEFATMKSAGISLQRAMGSLIVFIVVLGYVTYQFSNTVIPWAEFKSLNLRKNLAQVKPAMAIDENRFSDIASYVIKVEKKTGENEEILNNVIIHEKSQKLSGNHTVIKSKTGELISGNNPNLVSLVLNDGNYYNEIPPKNYKERQSRPFVKTSFDEYVLNIDISELNKTDLTDESATHPYKALNTDELRTHLDSFSQDYVKNIRIYNRLMNQRNGYSNLFKDSNKKDKIRNKKRNISVNDSNTQQVADSIKAKVIDPKGFYRIDSLIFVQPNYTYSQIYSLANNSVGTLIREIKTKQKIFANKTRLLNRVELELHRKYALGISCIVLFFVGAPLGAIIRKGGLGLPLVVSILLFLAYHFFGIFAGNSSETGGISPFLGAWLSTLVMMPLGVYLTYRATTDQGFINTDAVTDPIKKILRKLKLIKPDDEND, encoded by the coding sequence TTGAAAACACTTGATAGATATATTCTCTTCTCTTTCTTAAGAACTTTCTTATCGGTATTTATGATTTTGATACTCATTTTTACCTTGTATATTGTTTGGTCATTTATTAAAGACTTGGCAGGTAAAGATTTGGATATCATAATTATAGCAAAATTTATTTTTTATATTTTACCCAGTTTAGTACCGTTAATTTTACCGCTTACCATTTTGGTTACTTCAATCATGACCTTTGGTAATTTTTCTGAAAATTATGAGTTTGCGACTATGAAATCGGCAGGAATTTCGTTACAACGTGCTATGGGAAGTTTGATTGTCTTTATCGTGGTTTTAGGCTATGTAACCTATCAATTTTCAAATACAGTGATTCCATGGGCAGAATTTAAATCGTTGAATTTGAGAAAAAATTTAGCTCAAGTTAAACCAGCAATGGCGATTGACGAAAACAGGTTTAGTGATATCGCTTCTTATGTGATAAAAGTAGAAAAAAAAACAGGTGAAAATGAAGAAATCCTAAATAATGTCATCATTCACGAAAAGAGTCAAAAGTTAAGTGGAAATCATACGGTTATCAAATCTAAAACAGGTGAATTAATTTCTGGTAACAATCCAAATTTAGTTTCATTGGTTTTAAATGATGGTAATTATTACAACGAAATTCCACCAAAAAATTATAAAGAAAGGCAAAGTCGCCCATTTGTAAAGACTTCTTTTGATGAATATGTTTTGAATATTGACATCTCCGAGCTAAACAAAACAGATTTAACAGACGAAAGTGCAACGCATCCTTATAAAGCTTTAAACACAGACGAGTTAAGAACGCATTTAGATTCATTTTCTCAAGATTATGTCAAAAACATCAGAATTTATAACCGCCTAATGAATCAAAGAAATGGATATTCTAATCTATTTAAAGATTCTAATAAAAAAGATAAAATTCGAAACAAAAAAAGAAATATCTCTGTAAATGATTCAAATACCCAACAAGTTGCCGATAGCATAAAAGCTAAAGTCATAGATCCAAAAGGGTTTTACCGTATTGATAGTCTAATTTTTGTTCAACCTAATTATACATATAGCCAAATATATAGTTTAGCAAATAATTCAGTGGGAACTTTAATACGAGAAATTAAGACCAAACAAAAAATATTTGCAAATAAAACTAGACTTTTAAATCGTGTTGAGCTTGAGCTACACAGAAAATACGCACTTGGCATAAGCTGTATTGTCTTGTTTTTTGTAGGAGCTCCACTTGGAGCAATCATCAGAAAAGGCGGTTTAGGTTTGCCACTTGTGGTCTCAATTTTATTGTTTTTGGCTTACCATTTCTTTGGGATATTTGCTGGAAACAGCTCAGAAACAGGTGGTATAAGTCCTTTTTTAGGAGCTTGGTTGTCCACTTTAGTTATGATGCCTTTAGGGGTTTACTTAACTTATAGAGCCACAACCGACCAAGGCTTTATCAATACAGATGCGGTAACAGACCCGATAAAAAAAATACTTAGAAAATTAAAATTGATCAAACCTGATGACGAAAACGATTAG
- the ribB gene encoding 3,4-dihydroxy-2-butanone-4-phosphate synthase, whose protein sequence is MTKTISQQDIKLDSIEEAIADIRAGKVIIVVDDENRENEGDFVASTQNVTPEMINFMAKHGRGLICCPLTERRCERLKLDMMVGNNTDPMETAFTISVDLNGEGVTTGISATDRAKTIKALCDDNTKPHQLNRPGHIFPLKAKEGGVLRRTGHTEATIDFARLAGLKPAGVIVEIMNEDGSMARLPQLVKVAQKHNLKIVSIEDLVAYRMAHDSLIEKKEDFDLQTRFGQFRLRAYQQTTNNHIHLALTKGEWKAYDPVLVRVNSTLVNNDILGTLTNNAEKKLDDMFKLINAEGQGAIVFINQDVQSLNLLSRLKILKEQQVDGIVKVPQLKMDNKDFGIGAQILHDINVHKIRLMSNSKHTKRVGMIGYGLEIIDYVNY, encoded by the coding sequence ATGACGAAAACGATTAGCCAACAAGATATAAAATTAGACAGCATAGAAGAAGCCATAGCAGACATAAGAGCTGGTAAAGTTATCATTGTTGTTGATGATGAAAACCGTGAAAACGAAGGCGATTTTGTGGCTTCGACTCAAAACGTCACACCAGAAATGATCAACTTTATGGCTAAACACGGTCGTGGTCTAATTTGTTGTCCACTTACTGAAAGGCGTTGCGAACGGCTCAAACTCGATATGATGGTTGGCAATAACACAGATCCTATGGAAACGGCTTTCACTATTTCTGTAGATCTCAATGGCGAAGGCGTTACTACGGGTATTTCGGCGACAGATCGTGCAAAAACCATCAAAGCTTTGTGTGACGACAATACCAAACCGCATCAATTGAACAGACCAGGACATATTTTTCCATTGAAAGCTAAAGAAGGTGGCGTATTAAGAAGAACAGGTCATACAGAAGCGACCATTGATTTTGCAAGATTAGCTGGCTTAAAACCTGCGGGTGTGATTGTTGAAATTATGAATGAAGATGGCAGTATGGCAAGATTACCACAATTGGTGAAAGTGGCTCAAAAACACAACCTCAAAATTGTTTCTATTGAAGATTTAGTCGCCTACAGAATGGCTCATGATTCTCTTATTGAGAAAAAAGAAGATTTTGATTTGCAAACGCGATTTGGCCAATTCAGGTTAAGAGCCTATCAACAAACCACCAACAATCATATACATTTAGCATTGACTAAAGGCGAATGGAAAGCTTATGATCCTGTTTTGGTGCGTGTTAACTCAACTTTGGTCAACAATGATATCCTTGGCACGTTGACCAACAACGCCGAAAAAAAGCTTGATGATATGTTTAAATTGATCAACGCCGAAGGTCAAGGTGCAATTGTCTTTATCAATCAAGATGTGCAAAGTTTAAATCTTTTGTCAAGATTAAAAATTTTAAAAGAACAACAAGTCGATGGCATAGTCAAAGTTCCACAACTCAAAATGGATAATAAAGATTTTGGGATTGGTGCACAAATATTACACGATATTAATGTACACAAAATTAGATTAATGTCAAATTCTAAACATACCAAACGCGTTGGTATGATAGGTTATGGATTAGAAATTATTGATTACGTTAATTATTGA
- a CDS encoding NAD(P)H-dependent oxidoreductase produces the protein MDIIDALNWRYATKYFDSQKILPEEKIHNLKTAFNLTPTSYGLQPLKLVVVSDKTIQEELFEASYNQKQVKTASHVFVLCVEKNINQVFIENHFELVKQIRQTPDEILKPFRDFLIEDFLNKNDSQLQQWAINQAYLTIGNMLTVCALEKIDACPMEGFDAKSYASILNLDTYRIEPVLVMPIGYRAQDDDFSKFKKVRRPLEDVVIEINN, from the coding sequence ATGGACATCATAGATGCACTTAATTGGCGTTACGCTACAAAATATTTTGACAGCCAAAAGATATTGCCTGAAGAAAAAATTCATAATTTAAAAACAGCATTTAACTTAACACCAACATCTTACGGGTTGCAACCGTTAAAACTTGTTGTTGTTTCTGATAAAACGATTCAAGAAGAACTTTTTGAAGCCAGCTATAACCAAAAACAAGTCAAAACAGCTTCTCATGTGTTTGTCTTGTGTGTTGAAAAAAATATCAATCAAGTATTTATAGAAAATCACTTTGAGTTGGTTAAACAAATTCGTCAAACTCCTGATGAGATTTTAAAGCCATTCAGGGATTTTTTAATTGAAGATTTTTTAAATAAAAATGATTCTCAACTTCAACAATGGGCAATAAATCAAGCCTATTTGACCATTGGCAATATGCTTACTGTATGTGCTTTAGAAAAAATAGATGCCTGTCCTATGGAAGGTTTTGATGCTAAAAGTTACGCTTCAATATTAAATTTAGATACTTATAGAATTGAACCTGTTTTAGTAATGCCAATTGGCTATCGTGCTCAAGATGATGATTTTTCAAAGTTTAAAAAAGTGCGACGCCCGTTAGAAGATGTTGTGATTGAAATCAATAATTAA